The DNA sequence AAGTCCAACGCTCAATACCTTTATTTAAAACTATTTCATTGGACATTTCAATAGTAAAAAAACCCGCTCCCACAGCAACGATCGCAGAAAGTATTACAAGAGGGATGTCGTAAGTAATATTCATGATAATATTTATTTATTCCTATAATAAGTATTTATTTACAATAACTAATAATTCTTCTTTCGTAAATGGTTTGGGTAAGAAGTCATTAGCTCCGATCGCTTCTATTTTTTCTTGAGTTAACATATTAATATTTCCACTCACAATAATTATAGGAACTTGCTTGAAAGTGGGACTGCTACGCAAGATTTGACAAAGACGATTACCGTTAATATTTGGCATGGATAAATCCAGCAATATTAAGTCTGGTTTACTGGCAAACAAAGATGGTAAACACTGCATGGGATTCGCTACCGTCAAAGTGTCATAATTTTCACTTCCTAAATAATCCTTGATGGTGTCTAGCATTACTTGGCTATCATCAATACAAATAATTTTATGAGTTTTAGAACCAATAGAAGGAGATGGTTTAATCGTAGAAGAAACGGGAAGATTATTTTTGACAGTATTGGTAGAAGAAACTATGGTTGACTTTGCAGAAGAAGATATATTTTCAGCTTTTTCTGTGAAATAATTTCCCCTAACATTACGCACTTGAAGAGAGGAAAGGTTACTAACAGACGGAATTAATGGTAATTTATCAAGGGGGGATTTGGGAGGATCTAAAATAATGATGCGATGTTTGATATAAGGATATAATACTTGAGCCAATTTAAAATCATCTTGTTTGAGCAGAAAACTAATATTTCTCAGACTTTCTCCTGTCATGGTTTTGACAAGTTTTTGTAAGACAGGAATGTTTAAAGTTCCCCCGGGTACTTTTGTTGATAACAGACTTATATTTGGGCAAGAAGGGCGCTGATGGGGGGAAGAAATGAAGGGTTTTAGTTTTTGCCATTGACTAATTTTCCCCTTGAGTGAGTCAATGATTTGAGTACCTTCTATTCCCTCATCATCGAATATCTTTGGTGCTTCCATTAATGATAGATTATTATTAACTTCCCATTTAGTTTGTCCTTCTGGTAAACAAATAAAAGATTCGATCGCATCTTCTGTTAATTTATTTAATAGAATATTTTTTTGCCCCCTATTGATTTGATTTTGTTCTAACAATTCTTGAACAGTTGCAAGTAATAAAAACGGTTTACTAGGATTTCTTAAATTAGACCAAATATTATTAGCAATAGGAATTTGTAAATGTATTAAGTAATTTTTAACAGTTTCAATAAACTGTAAATTATGTTGGGCATATTGTATTTTACCCTCCACTAAATAAATATTCCATCTAACGTAATTTGTTTGAATTTGTAAATGTCCAGTTTGTTGATTTTGACAAATTTTCCTTAGTATTTCCAAAGGAGGATATTCTTGATTCATTGGATATAAAAATAAAATAAATAAGTTTAATTCAAAACATGAAATTTGAACAGAACAAAAATACTTTGAGATAAGTAAAAATACTCAAAAGATTGAAAATATAAAAAGAGATTACAGGATCTCTATCTAATCAGAAAAAATTTTTATAATAAAGATTAAGAGAAAAAGAATAAATTTTAGCAACACTAATGTGTTTTCTTTTAATCTAAAACTATGGATGATTGCTGTTTAAAAAAATATAATTAGACACCAATTATAACATAAAATTTTATCGAATTTTTAAAGTTTTAAATAACCTACTTAAGTATAATATTTGAATCTTATTTTTTATATATAAATAAACTCATTAAAAATACATTTTAAATTTGACAAATGAATTTGGAGTTAGGAAGATGAGATGATGAAGGGAGAGGGAGATAAGGTTTCAGGTTTCAGGTTTCAGGGAAGATGAATTCGGAGTTAGTTAGGGGCGATAAAGGGCAGGGCTGTTTCAAAGTAGAAATACAAAAACGCTAAAACTATTGCCAGTAAAAGAATATAGGGTTTTAGAGCTTTGAGGATTAAGAAGTCGTTAAAAATGTTGAGATTGTCAATTTATAACCATAAACCATTAAAAACTATTGCAAGAGTGCCTATTCCCTACCTGAGTTCGATGAAAAAAGTATCGAAAAATAAAGCGCCCTCGAGTTATCATCGAGCCAATTTTGGAATAAAAAATTATTAAATTTAGGAAAAACTCATTTAAAATCAATTTATTCAGCTTTTTTGTCAATAATTATTACTTTTAACTCCGAACTCCGAACTCCGAACTCAGGTATTCCCTGCCTTAACCAAAAAATTTTAGAATGAAACAGCCCCCAGCGATAAAGGGGGGTTTGCCCATTGCCCTTTTAACTTTGCCTCTTGCCTTGTGCAATGCAAACTAGCTTAATATGAGATTTTTGATCGTTTCGAGTAATTCCCCCTCGTTGTAAGGTTTAGAAAAATAAGCACTTGCCCCTAAATTAAGAGCTATTTGACGATGTTTTTCGTTACTGCGAGAAGTAAGCATGATAATGGGTAAAGACTGAAATTCGGGTTTTCCTTTGATTTCCTCTAAAACTCCGTAACCGTCTAGGTTAGGCATTTCAATATCACAAATCATCCCTTGAACAGATAAGCCACTTAATAGCTTTTCTACTGCTTCTTGTCCATCTTTGGCTTCCTCCACTTGATAACCTGCCTTTTCCAGAGTAGAGGCAAGATAACGACGAATATTGATAGAGTCATCGGTAATAAGAATTGTGTTGGTATTTGGAGCGGCAAATGTAGGAGGAATAGAAGGGATAGAAGTTTGTTCTTCTGTGATAGAAGATTGAATCCAAGAAATAGGATCAATTAAAAGTAATACTCGCCCATCTCCTAATATCATGGAACTAATAACACCTTCTGGTAAGGGTATATAAGTTTCAATAGGACGAATGGTGACTTCTTGTTCTCCCCAATATTTTTCTACTTCTAACGCACCTAGGTTATTTCCTTCACCGACAACGATGGCTACAGATTGATTGATGATGGGATTACCTGATATTTGCCGAGATTGATAGGGGCGATTGAAAGTAAGAGTTTCTTTTAAGGATGTGAGGGGAATAGTTTGATTTTGCCAAGTTATTTGTCGAGAATTTTGCTCTATTTCTGAAGAAAGGTTAAGAACTTCCCGCACACTATTGACAGGTATAGCAAAAAATCCCCCCGCACTTTCGACAATCATCACCCTCAAAATAGAAGAGTTAAAAGGCACAGTTAAAGTAAATTTTGTCCCTTCTCCTATCTTGGTGGTAACTTGAATTTCTCCCCCTATTTCGTGTAAATTGGTGCGTACCACATCCATCCCCACTCCTCGCCCAGATAATTCGGTAACTTGATCAGCAGTGCTAAAACCAGCGTCAAATATATGATTTACCAGTTGATGAGAGGACATTTGCTGTATTTGCTCTGGGCTAAAACCCATTTCTTGGAGTCTTTGACTGATTTTGTCCAAGTTAATTCCTGCCCCATCATCTTCAATGGTAATAATGGTTTTTGTTCCTCGGTTGACGGCACTTAATTTGATGTTCCCCATGGTGGCTTTTCCTTTTTCTTGACGAGTTTGGGGAGATTCTATTCCATGATCAAAGGCGTTGCGAATTAAATGTACCATAGGTGCATTTAGGGATTCAATAAAAGTGCGATCGAGCAGGGTGTTTTTTCCTTCAATGGAGAGGTTTACTTGTTTATGATATTGAATACTTAAGTCTCGCATCAAACGGGGAAAGCCTTTAACTAAGTCGCTGAAAGGGCGCATTTGAATTTGAGTTACATTTTTTTGCAGCGATCGCATCGTTTGATTTAGTTCTTGCATGCCTCGGTTTACTTCCAGCAGTTCCAAGTTAATATCAGTTCCCACCTCTTTTAACTGTACAATCGTCTCTATTTGCCCCTGAGAAATCAAATGAACATCAGTGTATCTGTCCATTTCTAAAGCGTCAAACTGTTCATTTAAAGGACTACTGGGAAGGTTTTTTGAGGCAATACCAACCCCTTGGGCAACGGTAATTAAATCTGCGATGGAAGTGCGATCGTACCAATCACGCAAAAGGCGATTAGAATCTTCTAATTTACTCATCCGTTGATTCATCAATTCCACAAAGTTTTTTAATTGCTCTAAATGGGAATTGACCCGATTTCGCTCTAAAATTAACTTGCCAAATAAATTATTTAACTGCTCAATCTGTTCTGTGGAAATTCTGACAGTTTGACGGCTAGAAGTTTTGGAAATAGTGGGCTTTGCTTGATTAACAACGGGGGTATTAATTTCTTCAGGTGTTTCACTAATTGCCTCAGATAAAGCGTTTTCCAATAAGGCTAATTCTTCTTCGGGTATTAACAACTCCTCAGTATCTTCTCGGTTGTCATTCGTTACCAACTCTTCCTCCAAGGATATTTCCTCAGAAGTTAAGTTATCGAGGGCATCACTCAGAGAAGATAAATCATTTTCATCGAATGTTTCTTCTGGAGAAAATAAGTTTGCTGTGGTAACGGTATCAAGGGCATCCGTCAAGGAGGATAAATCATCTTCATCCCAACTAACTAAATCTTCCTCTGGGGGCATAAAAGAGACATCTAAGCTAGAAGGTAATTTATCTAAACTACCACGCATAACTAAAGCAAGAGTGCGTCGCCAAGACTTTATTGCTTCATCACAAAGAGTTTTAATATTTTCCGTTTCAATAATTTCAGCTTGTTGTTGAATAGATTGACAAAGCTCTATAACTGAGTTTAATTCCGCTAACTGAGCACAGAAGGATAGTTGTTCACAGGTGGATTGCAAAGCAAATTTTAATTCCTCGACCGATAAATTTTCCATCGACTGAGCAAAATTATCAATAATAGCCTGCGCCCCTTCCTCAAACATCAAAGAAGCCGAATCAACCTGTTCATTTTGAGTAAACAAAAAATCCTCATCTTCTGGAGTAAGTTCTCCTAAATATTCTTGTAAGCCCGTGAAAATAATCTCCAAATCTCGACTTAAATTTTCGTCTATCTCTAATCCATGACGATGCAAATCACTGATGTGACGCATTTGATCTACGCCTTGTAATAATAAAGTTTCGATCGCAACATCAATATTAGTCGAGTAATAATGTACCCGTAAAATTTTCAAAAAATCTTCTAAACGATGGGCAACTTCACTTAAAGTCATAAATCCCATCATCCCCGCTCCCCCTTTCACTGAGTGGGCCGCCCTTAACGCTAAGTCTATTTTTTCCG is a window from the Cyanobacterium sp. Dongsha4 genome containing:
- a CDS encoding response regulator; translation: MNQEYPPLEILRKICQNQQTGHLQIQTNYVRWNIYLVEGKIQYAQHNLQFIETVKNYLIHLQIPIANNIWSNLRNPSKPFLLLATVQELLEQNQINRGQKNILLNKLTEDAIESFICLPEGQTKWEVNNNLSLMEAPKIFDDEGIEGTQIIDSLKGKISQWQKLKPFISSPHQRPSCPNISLLSTKVPGGTLNIPVLQKLVKTMTGESLRNISFLLKQDDFKLAQVLYPYIKHRIIILDPPKSPLDKLPLIPSVSNLSSLQVRNVRGNYFTEKAENISSSAKSTIVSSTNTVKNNLPVSSTIKPSPSIGSKTHKIICIDDSQVMLDTIKDYLGSENYDTLTVANPMQCLPSLFASKPDLILLDLSMPNINGNRLCQILRSSPTFKQVPIIIVSGNINMLTQEKIEAIGANDFLPKPFTKEELLVIVNKYLL
- a CDS encoding hybrid sensor histidine kinase/response regulator, which gives rise to MDQEQIKMNFLDEAEECFDSIESALLHISSTVAETEKIDLALRAAHSVKGGAGMMGFMTLSEVAHRLEDFLKILRVHYYSTNIDVAIETLLLQGVDQMRHISDLHRHGLEIDENLSRDLEIIFTGLQEYLGELTPEDEDFLFTQNEQVDSASLMFEEGAQAIIDNFAQSMENLSVEELKFALQSTCEQLSFCAQLAELNSVIELCQSIQQQAEIIETENIKTLCDEAIKSWRRTLALVMRGSLDKLPSSLDVSFMPPEEDLVSWDEDDLSSLTDALDTVTTANLFSPEETFDENDLSSLSDALDNLTSEEISLEEELVTNDNREDTEELLIPEEELALLENALSEAISETPEEINTPVVNQAKPTISKTSSRQTVRISTEQIEQLNNLFGKLILERNRVNSHLEQLKNFVELMNQRMSKLEDSNRLLRDWYDRTSIADLITVAQGVGIASKNLPSSPLNEQFDALEMDRYTDVHLISQGQIETIVQLKEVGTDINLELLEVNRGMQELNQTMRSLQKNVTQIQMRPFSDLVKGFPRLMRDLSIQYHKQVNLSIEGKNTLLDRTFIESLNAPMVHLIRNAFDHGIESPQTRQEKGKATMGNIKLSAVNRGTKTIITIEDDGAGINLDKISQRLQEMGFSPEQIQQMSSHQLVNHIFDAGFSTADQVTELSGRGVGMDVVRTNLHEIGGEIQVTTKIGEGTKFTLTVPFNSSILRVMIVESAGGFFAIPVNSVREVLNLSSEIEQNSRQITWQNQTIPLTSLKETLTFNRPYQSRQISGNPIINQSVAIVVGEGNNLGALEVEKYWGEQEVTIRPIETYIPLPEGVISSMILGDGRVLLLIDPISWIQSSITEEQTSIPSIPPTFAAPNTNTILITDDSINIRRYLASTLEKAGYQVEEAKDGQEAVEKLLSGLSVQGMICDIEMPNLDGYGVLEEIKGKPEFQSLPIIMLTSRSNEKHRQIALNLGASAYFSKPYNEGELLETIKNLILS